Proteins from a genomic interval of Falco rusticolus isolate bFalRus1 chromosome 7, bFalRus1.pri, whole genome shotgun sequence:
- the SMAD6 gene encoding mothers against decapentaplegic homolog 6 translates to MFRSKRSGLVRRLWRSRVIPDRDGGDGSARSGHDLGATGSCKIPEKNPSAEIRAVARSLLREAEERRGGAAGEAAPGGDPMAERRGARLRAPPRRDGAEGATPRRARESDGRTVTCCLFKEREPGGPQPAAAALAARGPDGATDGGSPERRGREARSRLVLLEQELKAVTYSLLKRLKERSLDSLLEAVESRGGMPSGCVLVARTELRLGGQAAPPHLLLGKLFRWPDLQHPAELKPLCECQSFGVADGPTVCCNPYHFSRLCGPESPPPPYSRLSPNDEQKPLDLSDSTLSYTETEATNSPNVTPGDFSDASTSPDAVKRSHWCNVAYWEHRTRVGRLYTVYEQSVSIFYDLPQGNGFCLGQLNLENRSETVRRTRSKIGYGILLSKEPDGVWAYNRSEHPIFVNSPTLDIPNCRTLIVRKVMPGYSIKVFDYEKSCLLQHTADLDYADGPYDPNSVRISFAKGWGPCYSRQFITSCPCWLEILLSNNR, encoded by the exons ATGTTCAGGTCCAAACGCTCAGGGCTGGTGCGGCGACTTTGGAGGAGCCGCGTCATTCCGGACCGGGACGGCGGAGATGGGAGCGCCAGGAGCGGCCACGACCTCGGAGCCACCGGCAGCTGCAAAATCCCGGAGAAGAACCCCTCGGCGGAGATCCGCGCGGTAGCGCGCAGCCTGCTGCGGGAGGCGGaggagcggcgcggcggggcggcgggcgaggCGGCGCCCGGCGGGGACCCCATggcggagcggcgcggggcCCGGCTCCGCGCTCCGCCGCGGCGGGACGGCGCCGAGGGGGCGACCCCGCGGCGGGCGCGGGAGAGCGACGGCCGGACGGTGACCTGCTGCCTCTTCAAGGAGCGGGAGCCGGGCGGCCcccagcccgccgccgccgccctggCCGCCCGTGGCCCCGACGGCGCGACCGACGGCGGCTCcccggagcggcggggccgggaggcGCGGTCgcggctggtgctgctggagcaggagctgaaggCCGTCACCTACTCGCTGCTGAAGCGGCTGAAGGAGCGCTCGCTGGACAGCCTGCTGGAGGCGGTGGAGTCCCGCGGGGGCATGCCCAGCGGCTGCGTGCTGGTGGCCCGCACCGAGCTGCGCCTGGGGGGCCAGGCGGCCCCCCCACACCTGCTCCTGGGCAAACTCTTCCGCTGGCCCGACCTGCAGCATCCCGCCGAGCTGAAGCCCCTCTGCGAGTGCCAGAGCTTCGGCGTCGCCGACGGACCCACTGTCTGCTGCAACCCCTACCACTTCAGCCGCCTCTGTGGGCCAG agtCTCCACCGCCTCCCTACTCTCGGCTGTCTCCTAATGATGAGCAAAAGCCACTGG ATCTATCAGATTCCACGTTGTCTTACACTGAAACAGAGGCTACAAACTCGCCCAATGTCACGCCTGGAGACTTCTCAG ATGCCAGTACGTCGCCCGATGCCGTGAAGAGGAGCCATTGGTGCAACGTGGCCTACTGGGAGCACCGGACACGCGTCGGCCGCCTCTACACAGTGTACGAACAGTCTGTCAGTATATTTTATGACCTACCTCAAGGAAACGGCTTCTGCCTCGGACAGCTAAACCTGGAAAACAGGAGCGAGACTGTGAGAAGGACTCGAAGTAAAATCGGCTATGGGATCTTACTTAGCAAAGAACCGGACGGTGTGTGGGCTTACAACCGCAGTGAGCATCCCATCTTCGTCAACTCCCCGACACTGGACATCCCCAACTGTAGGACTCTGATAGTGCGCAAGGTGATGCCGGGCTATTCCATCAAGGTGTTTGACTACGAGAAGTCCTGCCTCTTGCAGCACACGGCCGATCTGGATTACGCGGACGGGCCCTACGACCCGAACAGCGTGCGGATTAGCTTTGCCAAAGGCTGGGGGCCGTGTTACTCGAGACAGTTTATCACGTCGTGTCCTTGTTGGCTGGAGATTTTACTCAGTAACAATCGATAA